A single genomic interval of Lathyrus oleraceus cultivar Zhongwan6 chromosome 7, CAAS_Psat_ZW6_1.0, whole genome shotgun sequence harbors:
- the LOC127100586 gene encoding protein DETOXIFICATION 16, translated as MSERKQLVIAELKRQLWLAVPLTSVGILQYILQTISIMFVGHLGTLPLSGASMATSFAAVTGFTLLMGIASALDTFCGQSNGAGQYHMLGIHMQRSMLVVSIVSVFLAIIWANTESILVAIHQDKAISKEAGSYALFMIPSLFAYGLLQCILKFLQTQNIVLPMVITSATAALLHTILCWLLVFQLNLGSKGAAISLSICYWVNVLFISLYVKFSPSCKQTWTGFSKKAFQDLSQFLKLAVPSAFMICLKVWTFELMVLMSGLLPNPVLETSVLSICLNTFGLAWMIPFGCSAAVSIRVSNELGGGNPRGASVAVRVGLSTAFMEGLLMVVSMIVARNVWGHVYSNDKGVMRYVSDMMPILAISSFLDAIQSTLSGVLAGCGWQKIGAYVNLGSFYVIGVPCAVTLAFFLHMHAKVNIGLWLGIISAFIVQILLYSVFIIRSSWEEQARKAQIRVDRSIMSPSTILKDSISPSKKLEQLP; from the exons ATGAGTGAAAGAAAACAGTTAGTGATAGCAGAATTGAAGAGGCAGCTATGGCTAGCAGTTCCTCTGACCTCAGTTGGTATCTTACAATACATTCTACAAACCATTTCTATCATGTTTGTTGGACATCTCGGTACTCTTCCTCTTTCCGGTGCTTCCATGGCTACTTCTTTTGCAGCCGTCACCGGCTTCACCTTACTG ATGGGAATTGCGAGTGCGCTTGACACATTCTGTGGTCAATCAAATGGAGCAGGACAGTACCATATGCTTGGAATACACATGCAAAGATCAATGCTTGTTGTTTCAATTGTCAGTGTCTTCCTTGCAATCATATGGGCAAATACAGAATCAATTCTAGTAGCTATACATCAAGACAAAGCCATTTCCAAAGAAGCCGGTTCATATGCACTTTTCATGATCCCAAGTTTGTTTGCATATGGTCTTCTTCAGTGCATTCTCAAGTTCTTGCAAACACAAAACATTGTCCTTCCAATGGTCATAACTTCTGCAACTGCAGCTTTGCTTCACACCATTCTCTGTTGGCTTTTGGTTTTTCAATTAAATCTTGGAAGTAAAGGAGCAGCTATATCCCTTTCTATATGTTATTGGGTCAATGTGTTGTTCATTTCACTCTATGTCAAATTCTCTCCTTCTTGTAAACAAACATGGACTGGCTTTTCAAAGAAAGCCTTTCAGGATCTATCTCAGTTCCTTAAACTTGCTGTTCCTTCAGCTTTCATGATCTG TTTGAAAGTGTGGACATTTGAATTGATGGTTCTCATGTCTGGTCTTCTTCCAAATCCAGTATTAGAAACCTCAGTGCTATCAATATG CCTTAATACATTTGGTCTAGCTTGGATGATCCCTTTTGGGTGCAGTGCTGCTGTCAG CATACGAGTATCGAATGAACTGGGCGGCGGAAATCCGCGCGGTGCGAGTGTAGCGGTTCGTGTGGGGCTATCGACGGCCTTCATGGAAGGGTTGTTAATGGTTGTAAGCATGATTGTAGCAAGAAATGTGTGGGGACATGTTTATAGTAATGACAAAGGGGTTATGAGATATGTGTCAGACATGATGCCAATTTTGGCTATTTCCAGTTTTCTTGATGCCATTCAGAGTACACTTTCGG GTGTTCTTGCAGGATGCGGATGGCAGAAGATCGGTGCCTATGTGAATCTCGGTTCATTTTACGTAATCGGTGTACCATGTGCAGTTACATTAGCCTTTTTTCTACACATGCATGCCAAGGTAAATATT GGGCTGTGGTTGGGGATCATCTCAGCATTTATTGTGCAAATCTTACTTTACAGTGTTTTTATAATTCGTTCTAGTTGGGAAGAACAA GCAAGGAAAGCTCAAATTAGAGTTGATCGCTCAATCATGTCGCCAAGTACTATCCTCAAAGACAGCATCTCACCATCTAAAAAACTTGAACAATTACCATAA